One genomic region from Pyxicephalus adspersus chromosome 1, UCB_Pads_2.0, whole genome shotgun sequence encodes:
- the NMS gene encoding neuromedin-S isoform X2, giving the protein MSDMDIPDSERLAFCFSQWTALLDQPQISNFIMDLCSSIYNRMKVNQGNNQEVYKRFLFHYSRAQDPTLKTGESHITTEEFTKKDSSGTVGRPFFLFRPRNGRKVSVDEH; this is encoded by the exons ATGTCTGATATGGACATACCAGACAGTGAG AGATTAGCATTCTGCTTCAGCCAATGGACAGCGCTATTGGATCAACCACAG atttCTAATTTTATCATGGATCTTTGTAGTTCCATTTACAATAGAATGAAGGTCAATCAG gggaATAATCAAGAGGTGTACAAAAGA tttttatttcacTACTCCAGAGCACAAGACCCTACTCTAAAAACAGGG GAATCACATATTACTACAGAAGAGTTTACGAAAAAG GATAGCTCTGGGACAGTGGGAAGACCATTTTTCCTTTTCCGG cctAGAAATGGAAGAAAGGTTTCCGTAGATGAACACTAG
- the NMS gene encoding neuromedin-S isoform X1 yields MSQTSPSTFPGKMLKSWSHKKSRSLTDRKREFINVKSRKYHPPLPLLFAICCLSAIHLSSGFPQSAAQYMSDMDIPDSERLAFCFSQWTALLDQPQISNFIMDLCSSIYNRMKVNQGNNQEVYKRFLFHYSRAQDPTLKTGESHITTEEFTKKDSSGTVGRPFFLFRPRNGRKVSVDEH; encoded by the exons ATGAGCCAGACTTCACCATCAACATTTCCTGGCAAGATGCTCAAGTCTTGGAGCCACAAGAAAAGCAGATCCCTTACAGATAGAAAGAGGGAGTTTATTAATGTTAAATCCAGAAAATATCATCCTCCTCTGCCCTTGCTGTTTGCAATCTGCTGTCTGAGTGCTATTCACCTTTCCTCAG GTTTCCCTCAATCAGCAGCACAATATATGTCTGATATGGACATACCAGACAGTGAG AGATTAGCATTCTGCTTCAGCCAATGGACAGCGCTATTGGATCAACCACAG atttCTAATTTTATCATGGATCTTTGTAGTTCCATTTACAATAGAATGAAGGTCAATCAG gggaATAATCAAGAGGTGTACAAAAGA tttttatttcacTACTCCAGAGCACAAGACCCTACTCTAAAAACAGGG GAATCACATATTACTACAGAAGAGTTTACGAAAAAG GATAGCTCTGGGACAGTGGGAAGACCATTTTTCCTTTTCCGG cctAGAAATGGAAGAAAGGTTTCCGTAGATGAACACTAG